Part of the Vigna unguiculata cultivar IT97K-499-35 chromosome 3, ASM411807v1, whole genome shotgun sequence genome, tttgggactaaaatcaaatcaaattaacaaatataaagatcaaattagattcatacaataacttgacacgtgtcaccatattagattgacacgtgacacactacaaacgtgacacgtggcataaatattttttaaaaaaaaatttaaaaaatttaaaaaaattcaaaaaaattcaaaaaaaataaaataaaaattcaaaaaaacgagaagttgacacgtggcacctacttaacggtgttagttctctactaacggaaaggacctaattgatactaatttacaaaaatgaggacctaattgagactaataaaaatacgaggaccaaattgagattttgctacaaaaacgaggaccaacggagtattttaacctaatgaAAACTATAACGGATTATGGTAGAAATATTAcactaaaaattatgtaatactGCCGCATATGATTTTAATACAAAAGTAACgatattatgtttaaaaattcaattaataataacatcatttcaaaataccataaatttaaagttcaaaacataaaataaaaacaaatcataaaataaattgtattaagTTTCTAATAATCAAATTCTTTTTCAATCCCAACATAATTGTCTTTAATGTCATCATCCAAATGGGCATATTCCTCCTTCACTTCTCCTTCTTAGAAACCTCAAAgttaaataatcttttaaatttggaATCAAAGATATCATTCAATTCATTTTGAACCCTAATTTGAGTATTCTATTTACCCTTCCTTGCTTGTGTAGGAGTTGGAGTTGCACGTTGACCTTTCTTAGAAGCATGGGAAGATCTAATAAGAATACCACTACATGATAATTGCTTTCTTTTATTAGTTGCTTGTCTCCTTCTATGAACTATTAGTTCTCCAATACTTTTCATAAGTGGGATCATCATATAAAAATCAAACTCCTTACCCTCCCTTTTCATTGTCGTTATCTTCATCAACTTTTTTCACTAACCACTCATTACATTCATCGATACCATTCAATAGAATACAGTATATTTCATCCCTAATATTGTATCTTTGAGCAAGATGTTGATTATACTTTATATAAACCAAATCGCGTAACCTTTTGTGATTTAGCCTAGTCTTTTTCTTTGAATGAATCTGCATTATGAATAAGTAATAtgtgaattaatttctttctaCACTTTACAAATAAGATAACAATGAAATGAGTCATGTCTTATTACTTGCTTAAAAACACTCTAATTTTGCTCACATCTCAATGAATTATATGTCAAACTTAAATTTTGGTTACTAGTTTTTGTAAGTTGGGATTGCATGTCCATAATTCTTCCACCATTGacctacaaaaacaaaacaaaaaaataatttagaattaaCCATTATATCTTACCGCAATTTAGAAAGTGTTTGAGTATCTCTTACTACAATGGTTAGATTCAACTCAGATATCTATATCATTTAAGTTTGTTTCTTACTTGATCAATACAAATCAATGTATAATAACAAATTGTTACCCATTTATATTCTTACACTTTATATAAGGTGTCTTTACCACAACAATTCTCtggttttgttttaaaaaaaaaacgagatAAACAACTGCAATTAAACGGCCATTAAAGCTTACTTTGATAGGTACAAACCTTATAACATGTTTTTTAGAGTTAAGTtttagagacaaaaaaaaatacacaaactgtttaatttttatatatttatatatatatatatatatatatatatagtaaatgGTTAACACACGTTAATATATTTCACCATCTCTCATTTTTCCTATATCTGAATTAATCTAAAAAAGTATTCACaattgttataatatatcacaAGATCTATCTACCTCATGATGTATTGTTTATCATATTCTTCATTGTAGCCTTTTGAATTTACATGTAATCAATCAaatttatatacaatatatgtgatacaaaaatttaatttattatatattgagTTAACGGGTCAATTAATGATTTATGGATTCAACTTTGAATTCATTAACTCGAGATCTTGGTAGCCAAGGTTCGTACTCAAGGAAGATCATGGTAGGTAGACTGGatggtattaaaaatgatattaaaagcAAAGTTAACAAAGACAAGGAtacaattaaacaaaaaaacaacGAGAAGAATCCAagtaataaactaaaattattttttaaaattcacttaaataaGGTAAAGCAAAAACTCAATTCaaatttatctattataaagaaaatgatttaaatactaattatttattttgttgaatttgtttaatttaaggaacgttattaaaaaaattaaatcagtatttaaatctaaaattattaaagcTACCACAAcactaaaatcaatttaatataaaagaaatcagCGAGAATTccaattaatattttctcttaACATTATCATCTGTACTTGTGCTAATTCTTACCGGTAAACATTACCAAAggttttcaatattaaaaaaccATTTCGACAACATCATACAATATTGTAACAAATATtcatttctatatatatatatatatatatatatatatatatatatatatatatatatatatatatatatatatatatatatatatataataagttatttattgtttttatttacacACTAAGAATAATCTTATAGTTTTTATTCACTATAAgtctcaaattattattataccaACCGATAAAATGGAACAAAATCCACTCAGAGATGCACGCCAAAACAATAATTAAGAGAAGAAATTGCTCCTTGCACAATTAAAATAGGTAAGGGAAAAGAAGATAAAGTTTGTAATGTTTCGATCATTATATTAAAACTGATTTTATATCGGAATTTGCAATACAAGGAATACTCGCCTAAGTTTGCATTCATTTAAATCTGTACTTTGTCTAAATTcacatttgaaaaataaaaattatagaatcaataattttttgacaCGTAAAGTTATTTGatgttacatttatatatatatatatatatatatatatatatatatatatatatatgtgtgtgtgtgtgtgtgtgtgtagagagagatagatagatagagaaagaaaatatatgaataaaataaaataagtttctcTTGTAAATATCTTATATGCGTATAATCTTAAAGAATTGTTAACACtcatatacaataatatttcatattgtaacatgactcatattttatattatactatgactcttaaaattttaCTAAGTCAGCATCACAATTAAGTTCGCATTccaattaaatttatatcaaactATCAAGATCAAAATATAGACTTAAGCGAATGTTTATTGTACATTCTATAGAATGTTAATAAACTATAACCaatgaaataaatttcaatCACATCTCATTAAGTTTTTGCAAGTTatgctgattttttttttaatttatataaacattttgtttcaaaatattatattattactcttattttatattatatatgtaaatccttcaatttggaaaaaaatatattacactCGTAATCTTAATAAAAGATACTACtataataaagaaacaaaaaaatttaaatataaattaagaaagaaCAATTTAAGTAGCAAGACaaagttaaataaacttaaaaacaaAGGTTCCAACAACATCAGAGTTGGATTGGATTCAATTTTCATTTCACCTATAATccatataatatatactttaaaatCAAACAACATTATTAATAGGGGTCGACATCCTGATGAATTAGATTggatttagtttcaattttattaattcagtacaattcaaatttaatattttcaaaattatatttaatttaatggaTTAATCAAATACAGATTGTGGGTTAACTTGaacaaattattcaaatttatttgatattgaatCAGATTTCTTTTCAAAAGGTTATACTTGtagtttagttttaaataaaagaaataaattaactaaatttGTAGTAAAGAAAAATCACATCAAATGAtcttaataatttatgtttgtaATACACtataaacttatataatttattattatattttaataaaaacatataatatcaaaactaaaatttaaaatatatctacAATTTTGTAGATATTTAAAATTCCCTAAAATCATTATCATTTTATCTGTTACCCGTTGACCCTACTCAACCTAATTGAAAACGTCCAATTTTTTCTCTGGATACTACAGGGATTGAGATTTATTGTTGAGGCCTAGATGCCagaatattttaatgtttaatccCTGACTTTTTTAGGGTGCAATAATGGTGTATAATACATTTTAGAAGTAACAAATAGTTATGACTTGTTTCAAGAAAGATGAAATgggtaaaaatgaaaataaaatatgtataggAGTAAAAACAACAATCTTAAAAATTGTGAGATTTACTATTCTTTATCTTTTCCATTATATTTTTGccttttactaaattaaataaaatccgcaattttaatgatttttcttattatttccTATCTATTTTACTCTACCAAATTactaaatattcaattttactatttactcttttgttcaacttatttctttagtatttttattttctttatttttctcgtTAAAGCCAAACAGAAAATTAAAGTTCGGAGAGTAAAATCAATTGCTTTAGATGtcctttttaaatatatatatatatatatatatatatatatatatatatatatatatatatatatatatatatatatatatatatatatatatatatataaaaatatgttattttaacttgttgttTTGGTAATATGATCGTATAGTCTTTTAATTATAGTCTGTCATGAAAATTTTgctaatttttattgtaattaattatattatataatatttttacaataactTCTAATTGATGGTATGAATTGTTTGCACGAACAAAATATCAAGCTAAAGTgttttatattacttaataaaaaaaatattttcaatgtatctaaaatatgttaatttcaatttagtctttttaaaaatattgttgtttattttttttaatttaaaacagaTAATGATATCTCTACACCCCAACAAATTTACATCAGCtattaatattcattatttttttacaattaaaaaacatattttgtagTTATTATATTAATCTTAAAAGCATATAAGCATATTTTACATTACTGTTTGGTTTTTTCCTTATAAAAAGTGACAAATATGTGATAGATGATACCTAGATTTGGTTACAAATGCTTGAAGAAATGGCATGGAATTCAGCCGTTGACAAGGTAAGAGGAACCGTGGGATATTGTAAATGccattttttttgttggaaatttcttaattaatttatttatttgtttgttgtagTTGTGGAAGATAACTTCAATTAAACTCAGCGGTCCCCAACAACTTTTATAGACTTCTTTACGTGTAATTTGACAacttcaattaattaattaatcgaAGCATTGACCACCTCAAACTTAAAATTTAGTACTTTCTACCTATCACATCATCCTTTTTTAGAAAAGGATATCATCTATCactattatttgtttttttttccttataaatatctctttataaatataaaagtttaaatttttaaaattatattattgattaaatatatttttaatttttaactttgacgtaaaattagaattgatttatgttttaaactttGGTATATTTTGATCATCCAACTTAATGAAtagatatattttcttaatctaattatattatttctttttttttgtttggcaTGTTAACTGCATTTTAAAATGAGATTGAATCTTGACTTTTTAGTTTAAATGTCATGTTGAAACACGgtttaacaagaaaaaaaaagtaacattactagattaaaagaaatattactattcattttttaaatttgaagattctcaaattttaatttaggttTTGAATTAAAACGTACCTGAcccttattttgtttataaaatatgttctCAAGTCAATGCAATATGTATcgaagtatatttttaatttattagaccAAGGACGAAAGAGTGAACACAACACTTCCAAACAACAAATGACCTGCAATTTctttctagaaatcatgtttcTAACTTGAGAAATTTCGGTGGAATTGCTATTTAGAGGGTTTCACATGGAATACACAAGGTGGTTCAAATAGCTATTAAACTTCCATTTTTCATCCTTCTTTTCGTAGAGGGTTCATTCCCCCGTGTTTGACTCATTCAATCGTAAAAGAGTGAACAATAATGTTAAACAACAAAACAAGTATCATTAACTACAACTCCAGAAGCACCTACCCCAACCAAAACCATATTTGTGGTATTCCATTTTCCATTGCACCCAACATCATTTCTCCAGTCATGGCAGCATCTTGCTACTGTAAGAAAAGTTATGTACATGCTTTTTTTCATGTAACATTAACACTCTTGCTTCTCGTAACACCTCATGCAGCTTCATTAGAATTCAACTATCAGCAAGTTGGTTACACTGTAAACGACTTCATTTTCTCGGGAGATGTTAAAGCTCAGGAAGGAATCCTCCAACTCACCATTCCTAAGCCAGATAGTTATGGTAGAGTGGTATATAACAAATTATTGCATCTTTGGGACAAGAGCTCAGGAAAGGTTGCAGATTTCACTACCCAATTCTATTTTACCATCAACGCCGGAAATGAAACCAAGCCGGGAGATGGAATCACCTTCTTTCTCGCAGATCCAAAGTTTCCAGACTCTGAAATAGATGGAAGTGGTATTGGTCTCGCTAGCCGTACGCAACTGAGGACTAAAAATTACGCAAAGGATTATCCTTTTGTAGCAGTGGAATTTGATACCATGGCTAATGACTGGGATCCGAAATATGATCATGTGGGTATCGATGTCAATGCTATTAACACTACTCACACTACAGAGTGGTACACTAGCATGGATGAAAGAGGGTATGATGCTGAAATTACTTTTGAATCTGCGTCAAACAGATTAAGTGCCACCTTCACTGGATATAAGAATAATTCCAAATTTGAACAGACCTTGTTCGCAGTGGTCAATTTGAGTGATATCTTACCTGAATGGGTTGAATTTGGTTTCTCTTCGGCAACAGGATACACTTATGAGGAACATACTCTTAGTTCATGGTCCTTCAACTCTAGTTTGGAGATTGAACAAGACAAGGGTGGAAGCAAAAGAGGGCTGGTGATAGGGCTGAGCGTTGGACTTGGAGTAGGTGTTTTAATTGCTCTTTTGGGGGTAGCTTTTCTTGTGAGATGGATGCTGAGGACTAGAGGAAGAGAAGATGTCTCCCTTTTCGACCATGCTATGGACAATGATTTCGAAAAAGTCTCTGTACCCAAGAAGTTTTCCCATGAAGAACTGGCCAGAGCAACTAATAACTTCgcaacagaaaacaaaataggACAGGGAGGTTTTGGGGCCGTCTACAGGGGATTTATAAGAGAGTTGAACACCTATGTTGCCATCAAGAAGGTGTCTCGTGGATCTAGACAAGGGGTGAAAGAGTATATGTCTGAAGTAAAGATCTTTGGTCAACTGAGGCATAAGAATTTGGTTCAACTCTTTGGGTGGTGCCATCAGCATGAGGACCTGCTGCTGATTTATGAGTTCATGGAAAATGGAAGCTTGGATTCTTATCTGTTCAAGGGAAAAGGCCTGCTGACATGGAAGGTGAGATATAATATTGCCAGAGGGTTGGCATCAGCATTGTTATACCTGCATGAAGAGTGGGAAGAATGTGTGCTTCACAGAGACATAAAATCCAGCAATGTTATGTTGGATTCTAATTTTAACACAAAGCTTGGAGATTTTGGGTTAGCCAGACTAATGGATCATGGGACAGGATCCAAAACAACTGGTTTAGCAGGAACAATCGGGTATTTGCCTCCTGAAGCTACCACAAGAGGCAAGGCTAGTAGGGAATCTGATGTATTCAGCTTTGGAGTAGTGGCTTTGGAGATAGCATGTGGTAGAAAAGCAATTGAATCTAATATGAAGGAAGAACAGATATATTTGGTGGATTGGGTTTTGGAACTCCATAGCATTGGTGAAGTCCTTAAAGCCTCTGATCCAAGCTTATATGGACACTTTGATGAGAAGGAAATGGAGACGTTGATGATAGTTGGGCTTTGGTGCACTCACACAGAGTACCTCCAGAGACCTACCATTAGGCAAGTTGTTCAGATGCTTAATTTTGAAGCTCCATTGCCCATTCTCACACAAAGAGGATCAGTCTATAATGCATCTTTCAGTTCTATGGCTTCTAGGACTCATGCTTTTGCGAATAACCAACCTCTGTCTTCAACTTCAAGCAGTAGTGTATTCACAGGATCCTCACAATCCACCACAACTCTTGAAATCATTACTCCAACAGCTGCACATTTGCATACCTACTGAGTTTGATACGTTTTctattcatctttttttttttttcttttcttagtgAAATTCTGTCATATCATATGTATGTTCTTCCTACAATTTCAAGCCTAAATCTGGCCCTGCCATTGTGTAATGTTATAAAAGATTCTTCAACAGATCTAATATcgttctctattttttttcctgCCACGACTAGTTTATAACTCATTGTCACAGAAAGGAGAATAAGAAGAGGGAGTAGAAAGCGTCCAAGAAAAAGCAGAAATTAATGTAAACTTGACTTATTTGGAAGAGTTGTGAGACAACTCTTGCAATTAGTAAGAAGCTGACATCTCCAATCAAAcactttaaaacaataaaattcttCTTCCTTAGTCAACATGAGATTTAAAATTTACACAAAAATGAACCTAACAAAACCATTAAAAGATCTAGCAACCATATCAATGTTTTATCCTCCTTGAAAAATTTATTCTTCACTTTGTTTAATCCAAATTGCAGATGATTTTGTTGGATTTGCCCCACAAAACGCTACCTGATTCCATGTCATAGACGGTCCATTCATCAGCCACAGGGTGTCTAAAATAGATGCAGTTCCTCCTACATCCTACTTCACTGGCCAACACAGATACACCACAATTACTTCCCACAAACACTGCTCTTTCCCCAACACTCTCCACCTTAAACCAAGAGAGTCTACCCGTATTCAGTTGATAAACCTCGACACCGTCCACACCATGCACCCTCGATTTtcttgataaaataaaaaccagcAAAATTTCTCCCTCAGACTCCACCAAATATTCTCTGAAATGGTTTGAAGAAACCGAAGGAACTATCCTTGTGCCACTTAAATCAGTGACTCTAGCAACAGAATCAACGGCTTCAATAACCACAAGACTCCCCTGAACACTTAAAGCATAGAACTTTCCTTGAAATCCGATTGCATTAGTGAATTGCACAACCTTTTGTTGGCTCCCTAATGGCTCGGTGAGGGTACAATCTTGCATGGTCCATTGAGACTCTGGTGTTATCCATGAACCGTTAGACCTTACTTTTAGTTTGCAAAATGCAAAAGCTGGTTGACTAATTCCTGTTAGGATCATAACTGCGCAATTATGATCTTCAGGTGGTGAAGAAAGCACAGCGAGTTTAATTGGTACCTTGGGATCCCACAAAGGAAGACGAAACGTTTCTCTCTGAGTTGGATTCCACAGATTGTACATGTAAAGTGGTTCAGCTTCAGCTATGAGGATGCCATTGGAGCACCCCACATAATTTTTCCAAGGGCACCTTGGCAGTGTTCTGAAGAAGGGTCTACGCCAGCACCCAAAGGGCATGTATGCATATGAAGTTTCGATGGAGCCACTTCGAGCAACGTGTCTACGGTACTTCTCAGTGTTTGTGGCATCAGGGTTGGAGAGTTGAATCCAAGGGAGTTTGGAATGTGGATTGCATTGCTTTGGTGGTGTTCTCCATGACTTGATTATGCCACCAACATTGATGTTCTTGTGGAGATTTGGGTTCTCTTCTATGATTTCATGCAAATTCTTCGGAAGGTCAAGCCAAGATTTTGATTTCTGATCTTGTTTGTTGCCTGGGTTTTGCTGGTTCTGCTGCTGATTTTTCTTGTTCTTTGCCTTCAGAGGCATTTTTGGAAATGAAAAGGACAAGATGGTTCAGTTGAGATTAAGATTGAACCAGGACGTGGACAATGACGAGGACAAGATCAAGATCCTTAATAACAAGTACTACGCGGACGTGGCTGCCAAGAAATTAAT contains:
- the LOC114179803 gene encoding L-type lectin-domain containing receptor kinase IX.1-like gives rise to the protein MLNNKTSIINYNSRSTYPNQNHICGIPFSIAPNIISPVMAASCYCKKSYVHAFFHVTLTLLLLVTPHAASLEFNYQQVGYTVNDFIFSGDVKAQEGILQLTIPKPDSYGRVVYNKLLHLWDKSSGKVADFTTQFYFTINAGNETKPGDGITFFLADPKFPDSEIDGSGIGLASRTQLRTKNYAKDYPFVAVEFDTMANDWDPKYDHVGIDVNAINTTHTTEWYTSMDERGYDAEITFESASNRLSATFTGYKNNSKFEQTLFAVVNLSDILPEWVEFGFSSATGYTYEEHTLSSWSFNSSLEIEQDKGGSKRGLVIGLSVGLGVGVLIALLGVAFLVRWMLRTRGREDVSLFDHAMDNDFEKVSVPKKFSHEELARATNNFATENKIGQGGFGAVYRGFIRELNTYVAIKKVSRGSRQGVKEYMSEVKIFGQLRHKNLVQLFGWCHQHEDLLLIYEFMENGSLDSYLFKGKGLLTWKVRYNIARGLASALLYLHEEWEECVLHRDIKSSNVMLDSNFNTKLGDFGLARLMDHGTGSKTTGLAGTIGYLPPEATTRGKASRESDVFSFGVVALEIACGRKAIESNMKEEQIYLVDWVLELHSIGEVLKASDPSLYGHFDEKEMETLMIVGLWCTHTEYLQRPTIRQVVQMLNFEAPLPILTQRGSVYNASFSSMASRTHAFANNQPLSSTSSSSVFTGSSQSTTTLEIITPTAAHLHTY